The Pseudomonas sp. MM223 genome segment CCGCGTGTGGCATTGCTGAACATCGGCACCGAGGACATCAAGGGCAACCAGCAGGTCAAGCTGGCCGCCAGCTTGTTGCAGAATGCCCGTGGGCTCAATTATGTCGGCTTTGTCGAAGGCGACGGATTGTACCGCGGCGAAGCTGATGTGGTGGTGTGCGACGGGTTCGTCGGTAACATCCTGCTCAAGTCCAGCGAAGGGCTGGCAACAATGATCGCTGCGCGTATCGAGCAGTTGTTCAAGGGTGGGGTGTTGTCGCGTGCAGCCGGGGCGGTGGCCATGCCGCTGCTCAAGCGCCTGCAGGCCGACCTGGCGCCGGCGCGGCACAATGGTGCGAGTTTTCTGGGGTTGCAGGGCATCGTCATCAAGAGCCATGGCTCGGCGGGGGTGCAGGGCTTCCAGAGCGCCATCCAGCGGGCGTTGATCGAGATACAGGAAAACCTGCCGCAGCGCCTGCATGGGCGCCTGGAAGATTTGTTGCCTTAGGCATTTCGCCGATGAAGTGCTTAAATGTGACCGCTTGGTCTGCGTATTCATCCAAGTTTTCAGATTCTGCGTCCAGCCTACGGCTCGGCGCACCCCATTCGACGACAAGATCATAAGGGCTTGTTCAATGTCTGCATCCCTCGCATTCGTCTTCCCCGGTCAAGGTTCCCAGTCGCTGGGCATGCTCAAGGAACTGGGCGCCGAAAAGCCGGTGATCGTTGAGACCTTCAAGGAAGCCTCCGACGCTCTGGGTTACGACCTGTGGAAGCTGGTCCAGGAAGGCCCGGAAGAAGAACTCAATCAAACCGACAAGACTCAGCCTGCGATCCTCACCGCGTCCATCGCGCTGTGGAAACTGTGGCTGGAAGAGGGCGGCGCCAAGCCGGCTTTCGTTTCCGGTCACAGCCTGGGTGAATACAGCGCCCTGGTTGCCGCTGGCAGCCTGTCGCTGAAAGATGCCGTGCGCTTGGTCGAGCGTCGCGGTCAGTTGATGCAGGAAGCCGTCCCGGCCGGCCATGGCGCCATGGCCGCAATCCTCGGCCTGGAAGACGCCGTGGTGGTCGAGATCTGTGCCAAGGCGGCCGAAGATGAAGTGGTCAGCGCGGTGAACTTCAACTCGCCGGGCCAGGTTGTGATTGCTGGCAACAAGGCTGCTGTGGACCGTGCCATGGCGCTGTGCAAAGAGGCGGGTGCCAAGCGCGCCCTGCCACTGGCGGTCAGCGTACCGTCGCACTGTGCCCTGATGAAACCGGCCGCCGAGCGTTTTGCCGAGAACGTCAACGCCATCGAATGGAAGGCGCCGCAAATTCCGGTGGTGCAGAACGTCACCGCCGCCGTCGCCGCTGACCTCGATGCCCTCAAGCATGACCTGCTGGCGCAGCTGTACCAGCCTGTGCGTTGGGTCGAGTGCGTGCAGACCTTGGCTGCCAATGGCGCAGTCAACCTGGTCGAGTGCGGCCCGGGCAAGGTCCTGGCTGGCCTGAACAAGCGTTGCGCCGACGGCGTGACCACCTACAACCTCAATACCCCTGACGCCGTTGCCGCCACCCGTGCGGCACTGGCCTGATTTGGAGAAGCTTGCATGAGCCTGCAAGGTAAAGTTGCACTGGTCACCGGCGCCAGCCGTGGCATTGGCCAGGCCATCGCCCTCGAACTGGGCCGCCAGGGCGCGACCGTGATCGGCACCGCCACTTCGGCGTCCGGCGCCGAGCGCATCGCTGCCACCCTGAAAGAGCACGGCATCACCGGCACCGGCATGGAGCTGAACGTGACCAGTGCCGAATCCGTTGAAGCTGTGCTGGGCGCCATCGCCGAGCAGTTCGGCGCGCCGACCATCCTGGTCAACAACGCCGGTATCACCCGCGACAACCTCATGCTGCGCATGAAGGACGACGAGTGGTTCGACGTGATCGACACCAACCTGAACAGCCTCTACCGTCTGTCCAAGGGCGTGCTGCGTGGCATGACCAAGGCACGTTGGGGTCGTATCATCAGCATCGGTTCGGTCGTGGGTGCCATGGGCAACGCTGGCCAGGCCAACTACGCCGCCGCCAAGGCTGGCCTGGAAGGCTTCAGCCGCGCCCTGGCGCGTGAAGTGGGCTCGCGTGGCATCACCGTCAACTCGGTGACCCCGGGCTTCATCGACACCGACATGACCCGCGAGCTGCCAGAAGCGCAGCGTGAAGCCCTGCAAACCCAAATTCCGCTGGGCCGCCTGGGCCAGGCCGACGAAATTGCCAAGGTGGTTTCGTTCCTGGCATCCGACGGTGCGGCCTACGTGACCGGCGCTACCGTGCCGGTCAACGGCGGTATGTACATGTAACACTGCAACTCAATGTGACGGATTTCGTAAAAAAAGAGTCATACTGCGAGCCTAAAATCCGTTATAAAGCTGCAACCAGATTCCAGGCAGCGGGTGCGGTGACTAGCCTGAAGGTGCGTTTAGCTTGAAAAGCGAACGTCTTTCTATAAAATTAGCCACCGGCCAGCTGCCTGACATATGTCCATTAGGAGTGAAAACTAGGTATGAGCACCATCGAAGAACGCGTCAAGAAAATCGTCGCCGAGCAACTGGGCGTGAAGGAAGAGGAAGTGACCAACGAGAAGTCCTTCGTCGATGACCTGGGTGCCGATTCGCTTGACACCGTTGAGCTGGTGATGGCTCTGGAAGAGGAATTCGAGACCGAAATCCCTGACGAAGAAGCCGAGAAAATCACTACCGTTCAAGCCGCTATCGACTACGTCAACAGCCACAAGGCCTAAGACGCTGTAGTCGTCGCTACTTGACGAGAAAAACCGCACTGCCTTTGCCGGCGTGCGGTTTTTTCTTTGCGAACGTGCTGCTTTCTGGCGAGCCGGCTTCGCTCACCGCGCACCAAGAGCCTGTTGCCATTCCATTCCAGCGCTTGAATGTAATCGCAAGAGACTCTGTTATTAGAAAAGGAGAGTACTGTGTCGCGTAGACGCGTCGTGGTCACCGGTATGGGTATGCTGTCGCCACTGGGTACCGATGTACCGAGCACCTGGCAGGGCATTCTGGCTGGCCGCAGTGGCATTGGTCCGATCGAACACACGGACCTGTCTGCCTACTCCACCCGTTTTGGCGGCTCGGTGAAAGGCTTCGAGGTCGAGCAATACCTGTCGGCCAAAGAGGCCCGCAAGCTTGACCTGTTCATCCAGTACGGCCTGGCGGCTGGTTTCCAGGCGGTGCGTAATGCCGGCCTGGAGGTCACCGACGCCAACCGTGAGCGCATTGGCGTGGCCATGGGTTCGGGGATCGGCGGCCTGACCAACATCGAGGAAACCAGCCGTACGCTGCACGACTCGGGGCCGCGTCGCATTTCGCCGTTCTTCGTGCCGGGCTCGATCATCAATATGATCTCCGGGTTCCTGTCGATCCACCTGGGCCTGCAGGGGCCGAACTACGCCATTGCCACCGCCTGCACCACGGGCACCCATTGCATCGGCATGGCCGCGCGCAATATCGCCTACGGTGAAGCTGACGTGATGATCGCGGGCGGCGCCGAGATGGCTGCCTGTGGCCTGGGTATGGGCGGTTTCGGTGCCTCCCGTGCGCTGTCTACCCGCAATGACGAGCCAAGCCGGGCCAGCCGCCCGTGGGACAAAGGCCGTGACGGCTTTGTGTTGTCCGACGGTGCCGGTGCCCTGGTGCTTGAAGAGCTTGAGCATGCCAAGGCCCGTGGTGCAACCATCTATGCCGAGCTGGTTGGCTTTGGCATGAGTGGCGACGCTTACCACATGACTTCGCCACCCGACACCGGCGAAGGTGCAGCTCGCTGCATGGCCAACGCCTTGCGCGATGCTGGCATCCAGCCGGAAGAAGTCAGCTACATCAATGCCCACGGCACCTCGACCCCGGCGGGCGATGTGGCCGAAGTGGCTGCGATCAAGCGCGTGTTCGGCGAGCATGCCTACAAACTGGCTGTCAGTTCGACCAAGTCGATGACCGGCCACCTGCTGGGCGCCGCGGGCGCGGTAGAAGCAATCTTCAGCGTGCTGGCGATCAACAGCCAGATGGCTCCGCCCACTATTAACCTGGACGAGCCGGACGAAGGTTGTGACCTCGACTTCGTGCCGCACCAGGCGCGTAGCATGCCGATCGACGTGGTGTTGTCCAACTCGTTCGGCTTTGGCGGCACAAACGGCTCGCTGGTGTTCCGCCGGTTCGCCGGCTGATGCACAGCTGGGTCGATGGTCAGCCTGCGGCTGCAGTCAACCTGCAGAACCGTGGCCTGGCCTACGGCGATGGCCTGTTCGAGACCATTGCCGTGCGCGGCGGCCGGCCCAGCCTGCTGGACGGCCACCTCGCGCGCCTGGCGCTGGGTTGTCAGCGCCTGGCGATCAGCGCCGATCTGGCGCTGGTGCGCGACGAGCTCCTGCGCTATGCCGGCCAGCTCGGTGAAGGTGTAGCCAAACTCATCCTTACACGAGGTGACAGCCAGCGTGGTTATGCGCCGGTTGCCGGTGCCGCGCCACGGCGAATCCTGCAGGGCAGCCCGTTACCCAGCTATCCTGTGGAGCATGCCGAGCAGGGCGTGCGCTTGTTCCCGTGCCAGACCCGGCTTGGGGAACAACCGTTGCTGGCCGGCCTCAAACACCTCAACCGCCTGGAGCAGGTGCTGGCCCGTGCCGAATGGCAGGACAGCGAGCATGCCGAAGGCCTGATGCGTGACGGGCAGGGCAGGGTGATCGAAGGGGTGTACAGCAATCTGTTCCTGGTGCGCGATGGTGTGCTGCTCACTGCCGACCTTAGCCGTTGTGGTGTGGCCGGGGTGATGCGTGCTGCGTTGCTGCAGCAGGCCGTGCCATTGGGCATCCCGACACAGGTCCGTGACCTGTCGTTCGACACGTTGGAGCAGGCAGATGAAGTATTTGTTTGCAATAGCGTCTACGGCATCTGGCCCGTGCGTGGCGTAGCCGCGCTAAACTGGTCGCCGGGCCCGCTCACCCGTAAACTGCAGGCCGTTGCCCGTACGTTACTGGAAAACTGAATTCGTGAGACGTAAATTCCTGCTACTGCTGGAAATGGGCTTGATCCTTGCCGGGCTGGCGCTTGGCTGGTCGGCCTGGAAGGTCAACTCGGTGCTGGAGCAGCCCCTGCACGTGACGCAGGAGCGCCTGCTCGACGTGCCCAATGGCACCAACCCCAACCGCATGTTCTATCGCATGCAGCAAGAAGGGCTGCTCGACGACGCCGTCTGGTTGCGCCTGTACTGGCGCTTCAACATGGCGGGTACGCCGTTGCACACCGGCGAGTACCGCCTTACCCCTGGCATGACGGTCGAGCAGTTGTTCGACGCCTGGCGCCGGGCCGACGTGGTGCAGTACAACCTCACCTTGGTCGAAGGCTGGACCTTCCGCCAGGTGCGCTCGGCGGTGGCCAAGCATGAAAAGATCAAGCACACCCTGGACGGCCTGTCGGATACTGAAGTGATGGACAAGCTCGGCCATACCGGCGTGTTCCCCGAAGGGCGCTTCTTCCCGGACACCTACCGCTTTGTGCGTGGCATGAGCGATGTCGAGCTGTTGCAGCAGGCCTACATGCGCCTGGACGAAGTGCTGGCAAAAGAGTGGGCCGAACGCACCACCGACCTGCCGTATCGCGACCCGTACCAGGCACTGATCATGGCTTCGCTGGTAGAAAAGGAAACCGGTATCCCCCAGGAGCGTGGGCAGATTGCCGGCGTATTCGTGCGGCGCCTGCGCCTGGGCATGATGCTGCAGACCGACCCGACGGTGATCTACGGCATGGGTGAGCGCTACAACGGCAAGATTACCCGCGCCGACCTGCGCGAGCCGACGCCCTACAACACCTACACCATGACAGGGCTGCCGCCCACCCCGATTGCCATGGTAGGCCGCGAAGCGATTCACGCGGCGCTCAACCCGTCCGATGGCACCAGCCTGTACTTCGTCGCCCGCGGCGATGGCAGCCATGTGTTCTCCGACGACCTCGACGACCATAACTCGGCGGTGCGCGAGTTCCAGCTCAAGCGCCGTGCAGACTACCGCTCCAGCCCCGCGCCGCAGCAAGAGGCACCGCCGGCTAGTGACGAAGCCCAGCCCCAGGTGCCTGCGGCTGACGAGCCGGCTGCGCAGCCAGCACCCGAAGCGCCGCCTGTGCAGGACGCCCCTGCCGGCGGCGCGCAAGCGGCCGAACGGCCGACGCCTGACGAACAACATTAAGGACTGCCTGTGAGCGGCTTGTTTATTACGCTGGAAGGCCCCGAAGGTGCGGGCAAGAGCACCAACCGCGACTACCTGGCTGCACGCCTGCGCGAGCAGGGCCTGGATGTAGTGCTGACCCGTGAGCCCGGTGGTACGCCGCTGGCCGAAAAAGTGCGCGAGCTGCTGCTGGCCCCCAGCGAAGAGCCTATGGCAGCCGATACCGAGCTGTTGCTGGTGTTCGCCGCGCGCGCCCAACACCTGGCACAGGTAATCCGCCCGGCGCTGGCCCGCGGCGCCGTGGTGCTGTGTGACCGTTTCACCGACGCCACCTATGCCTATCAGGGCGGTGGGCGCGGTTTGTCAGTCGAGCGGATTGCTGCCCTTGAGCAATTCGTCCAGGGGGACCTGCGCCCGGACCTGACCTTGGTCTTTGACCTGCCGGTGGAGGTAGGCCTGGCCCGTGCCGCCGCCCGCGGCCGCCTGGACCGTTTCGAGCAGGAGGGCCAGGCGTTTTTCGAAGCGGTGCGCCAGGCTTACCTGCAGCGTGCCCAGCGCGAACCTCAGCGCTACAGCCTGCTCGATGCCGCACAATCACTGGAGGCCGTGCAGCGCGCTATCGATGCGCTAGTGCCGGCCATTGTGGAGCGTTGCCGTGGCTGACGCCTACCCTTGGCAGCAGGCCCTTTGGCAGCAACTGGCCGGCCGCAGCCAGCACGCGCATGCCTACCTGCTGCACGGGCCGCAGGGTATCGGCAAGCGGGCCATGGCCGAACGCCTGATGGCCCGCCTGCTGTGCCAGCAGCCCCAAGGGTTGGATGCTTGCGGCGGGTGCAAGTCTTGCCTGTTGCTGAAGGCCGGCAGCCATCCGGATAACTTTGTGCTTGAGCCTGAAGAGGCCGACAAGCCCATCAAGGTCGACCAGGTGCGTGAACTGGTGGCGTTCGTGGTGCAAACCGCGCAATTGGGCGGGCGCAAGGTGGTGCTGATCGAGCCCGTCGAGGCGATGAACGTCAACGCCTCCAACGCGTTGCTCAAAAGCCTCGAAGAGCCTTCTGGCAATACGGTGCTGCTGCTGGTCACGCACCAGCCCAGCCGCCTGTTGCCGACCATCAAAAGCCGCTGCCAGCAGGTCGCTTGCCCGCAGCCAAGCCAGGCCCAGAGCCGGGCGTGGCTGGCCGGTGCCTTGCCCGACAGTGACGAGGCCGAGCGCGACGAACTGCTGACGCTGGCTGCCGGTTCGCCATTGATGGCGGTCAGCTTGCAGGCGCAAGGTGTGCGCGAGCAACGTGCGCTGGTTACTGACGGGGTGAAGAAGCTGATCAAGCAGCAGCAATCGCCCAGCCAGCTGGCCGATGCCTGGAGTGGCGTGCCACTGCTGCTGCTGTTCGACTGGTTCTGCGATTGGTCGCACCTGATCCTGCGCTATCAGTTGACCCAGGACGAGGAAGGTTTAGGCTTGGCCGATATGCGCAAGGTGGTGCAATACCTGGCGCAGAAGAGCCGCCAGGCGAAGGTGCTGGAGGTGCAGGCCTGGATCCTGGAGCAGCGCCAGAAGGTGCTGGGCAAGGCCAACCTCAACCGCGCCCTGCTGCTCGAATCGCTGCTGGCTCACTGGCTGCAACTGCCAGGTACCCGCTGACTTTCATTTTTCATGTGTGCCGTAATCCCATGCTCGTAGATTCCCATTGCCACCTTGATCGTCTTGACCTGAGCGCCCACCAGGGTTCTCTCGATGCTGCATTGCAGGCGGCGCGCGAGCGCGGGGTAGGGCATTTTCTGTGTATTGGCGTCAGTGCCGAAAACGCTGGCGCGGTGAAGGCGTTGAGCGAGCAGTACGCCGATGTCGATTGCTCGGTGGGCGTGCACCCGCTGGACCTGGCGCCGGGTGAAACCCCCGCGCTGGAATGGCTGCTGCGCGAGCTGGCCCACCCCCATGTGGTGGCGATTGGCGAAACCGGGCTGGACTACCACTATGAGCCGGAAGCTGCCGAGTTGCAGCAGGCTTCGTTCCGCCTGCACCTGGAAGCCTCGCGGCAGACTGGCAAGCCGGTCATCGTGCACACCCGCGCAGCACGTGCCGATACCCTGGCCCTGCTGCGCGAGGCCAACCTGCCGCAGGCTGGTGTGTTGCATTGCTTCACCGAAGACTGGGACATGGCCAAGGCCGCACTGGATTTGGGGTATTACATTTCGCTGTCTGGCATCGTTACCTTCCGCAATGCCGATGCTTTGCGCGAAGTGGCTCGGCAGGTGCCGGTTGATCGGCTGCTGGTGGAGACCGACTCGCCGTACTTGGCACCGATTCCGTACCGGGGTAAGCCTAACTTGCCGCAGTATGTGCGCGAGGTGGCGGAGTATGTGGCTTCGTTGCGTGGGGCCAGTTACGAACAGTTGGCCGAGCAGACCACTGCCAACTTCAAGCGGTTGTTCCCGTTGGCGCGGGTGGCCTGATTTGTAGGGCGC includes the following:
- the fabD_1 gene encoding Malonyl CoA-acyl carrier protein transacylase (*Name fabD_1), whose product is MSASLAFVFPGQGSQSLGMLKELGAEKPVIVETFKEASDALGYDLWKLVQEGPEEELNQTDKTQPAILTASIALWKLWLEEGGAKPAFVSGHSLGEYSALVAAGSLSLKDAVRLVERRGQLMQEAVPAGHGAMAAILGLEDAVVVEICAKAAEDEVVSAVNFNSPGQVVIAGNKAAVDRAMALCKEAGAKRALPLAVSVPSHCALMKPAAERFAENVNAIEWKAPQIPVVQNVTAAVAADLDALKHDLLAQLYQPVRWVECVQTLAANGAVNLVECGPGKVLAGLNKRCADGVTTYNLNTPDAVAATRAALA
- the fabG_1 gene encoding 3-oxoacyl-[acyl-carrier-protein] reductase FabG (*Name fabG_1); translated protein: MSLQGKVALVTGASRGIGQAIALELGRQGATVIGTATSASGAERIAATLKEHGITGTGMELNVTSAESVEAVLGAIAEQFGAPTILVNNAGITRDNLMLRMKDDEWFDVIDTNLNSLYRLSKGVLRGMTKARWGRIISIGSVVGAMGNAGQANYAAAKAGLEGFSRALAREVGSRGITVNSVTPGFIDTDMTRELPEAQREALQTQIPLGRLGQADEIAKVVSFLASDGAAYVTGATVPVNGGMYM
- the acpP_1 gene encoding Acyl carrier protein (*Name acpP_1), coding for MSTIEERVKKIVAEQLGVKEEEVTNEKSFVDDLGADSLDTVELVMALEEEFETEIPDEEAEKITTVQAAIDYVNSHKA
- the fabF gene encoding 3-oxoacyl-[acyl-carrier-protein] synthase 2 (*Name fabF) is translated as MSRRRVVVTGMGMLSPLGTDVPSTWQGILAGRSGIGPIEHTDLSAYSTRFGGSVKGFEVEQYLSAKEARKLDLFIQYGLAAGFQAVRNAGLEVTDANRERIGVAMGSGIGGLTNIEETSRTLHDSGPRRISPFFVPGSIINMISGFLSIHLGLQGPNYAIATACTTGTHCIGMAARNIAYGEADVMIAGGAEMAACGLGMGGFGASRALSTRNDEPSRASRPWDKGRDGFVLSDGAGALVLEELEHAKARGATIYAELVGFGMSGDAYHMTSPPDTGEGAARCMANALRDAGIQPEEVSYINAHGTSTPAGDVAEVAAIKRVFGEHAYKLAVSSTKSMTGHLLGAAGAVEAIFSVLAINSQMAPPTINLDEPDEGCDLDFVPHQARSMPIDVVLSNSFGFGGTNGSLVFRRFAG
- the pabC gene encoding Aminodeoxychorismate lyase (*Name pabC); the protein is MHSWVDGQPAAAVNLQNRGLAYGDGLFETIAVRGGRPSLLDGHLARLALGCQRLAISADLALVRDELLRYAGQLGEGVAKLILTRGDSQRGYAPVAGAAPRRILQGSPLPSYPVEHAEQGVRLFPCQTRLGEQPLLAGLKHLNRLEQVLARAEWQDSEHAEGLMRDGQGRVIEGVYSNLFLVRDGVLLTADLSRCGVAGVMRAALLQQAVPLGIPTQVRDLSFDTLEQADEVFVCNSVYGIWPVRGVAALNWSPGPLTRKLQAVARTLLEN
- the mltG gene encoding Endolytic murein transglycosylase (*Name mltG) is translated as MRRKFLLLLEMGLILAGLALGWSAWKVNSVLEQPLHVTQERLLDVPNGTNPNRMFYRMQQEGLLDDAVWLRLYWRFNMAGTPLHTGEYRLTPGMTVEQLFDAWRRADVVQYNLTLVEGWTFRQVRSAVAKHEKIKHTLDGLSDTEVMDKLGHTGVFPEGRFFPDTYRFVRGMSDVELLQQAYMRLDEVLAKEWAERTTDLPYRDPYQALIMASLVEKETGIPQERGQIAGVFVRRLRLGMMLQTDPTVIYGMGERYNGKITRADLREPTPYNTYTMTGLPPTPIAMVGREAIHAALNPSDGTSLYFVARGDGSHVFSDDLDDHNSAVREFQLKRRADYRSSPAPQQEAPPASDEAQPQVPAADEPAAQPAPEAPPVQDAPAGGAQAAERPTPDEQH
- the tmk_1 gene encoding Thymidylate kinase (*Name tmk_1) — translated: MSGLFITLEGPEGAGKSTNRDYLAARLREQGLDVVLTREPGGTPLAEKVRELLLAPSEEPMAADTELLLVFAARAQHLAQVIRPALARGAVVLCDRFTDATYAYQGGGRGLSVERIAALEQFVQGDLRPDLTLVFDLPVEVGLARAAARGRLDRFEQEGQAFFEAVRQAYLQRAQREPQRYSLLDAAQSLEAVQRAIDALVPAIVERCRG
- the ycfH gene encoding putative metal-dependent hydrolase YcfH (*Name ycfH) → MLVDSHCHLDRLDLSAHQGSLDAALQAARERGVGHFLCIGVSAENAGAVKALSEQYADVDCSVGVHPLDLAPGETPALEWLLRELAHPHVVAIGETGLDYHYEPEAAELQQASFRLHLEASRQTGKPVIVHTRAARADTLALLREANLPQAGVLHCFTEDWDMAKAALDLGYYISLSGIVTFRNADALREVARQVPVDRLLVETDSPYLAPIPYRGKPNLPQYVREVAEYVASLRGASYEQLAEQTTANFKRLFPLARVA